A DNA window from Iodobacter ciconiae contains the following coding sequences:
- a CDS encoding bifunctional UDP-4-keto-pentose/UDP-xylose synthase, which translates to MKKVLILGVNGFIGHHLSKHILENTDWEVFGMDMYSDKVSEFMGNSRFHFFEGDITINQEWIEYHVKKCDVVLPLVAIATPATYVQAPLRVFELDFEANLPIIKWCVKYKKRVVFPSTSEVYGMCEDEAFDPENSNMVYGPISKPRWIYACSKQLMDRVIAAYGQQEGLDYTLFRPFNWIGAGLDNIHTPKEGSSRVITQFLGHIVRGEPIKLVDGGAQKRAFTYITDGIEALVKIIDNKDGKATRQIYNIGNPVNNYSVRELSTMMLDLAKTYPEYAEMAAKVTVLETTSGEYYGKGYQDVQNRVPKIDNTKADLNWAPSTTMEDSLRGIFDAYKDQVAAARELVD; encoded by the coding sequence ATGAAAAAAGTCCTTATCCTTGGCGTAAATGGCTTTATCGGCCATCATTTATCCAAACATATCCTCGAAAATACCGACTGGGAAGTCTTCGGTATGGATATGTATAGCGATAAAGTGTCTGAATTTATGGGGAACTCACGCTTTCACTTTTTTGAAGGTGATATCACCATTAACCAGGAATGGATTGAATACCACGTCAAGAAATGTGATGTTGTGCTGCCACTGGTTGCCATTGCGACTCCTGCTACTTATGTACAGGCACCATTACGCGTATTCGAGCTGGATTTCGAAGCTAATCTGCCGATTATCAAATGGTGCGTTAAATACAAAAAACGCGTGGTTTTCCCATCCACATCCGAAGTTTACGGTATGTGTGAAGACGAAGCGTTTGATCCTGAAAACTCCAATATGGTTTACGGCCCGATCAGCAAACCGCGCTGGATCTATGCCTGCTCCAAGCAATTAATGGATCGCGTGATTGCAGCTTACGGCCAGCAGGAAGGCCTGGATTACACCCTGTTCCGTCCATTTAACTGGATTGGTGCCGGTCTGGATAATATCCACACACCGAAGGAAGGTTCCAGCCGTGTGATCACCCAGTTCCTGGGTCATATCGTTCGCGGCGAGCCTATCAAGCTGGTGGATGGCGGCGCGCAAAAACGTGCATTTACCTATATCACCGATGGTATCGAAGCGCTGGTTAAGATTATCGACAATAAAGACGGCAAAGCCACACGCCAGATTTATAACATCGGCAACCCGGTTAACAATTACTCGGTACGCGAGCTTTCAACCATGATGCTGGATCTGGCGAAAACCTATCCTGAATACGCAGAAATGGCAGCCAAAGTAACCGTACTGGAAACCACTTCAGGCGAATACTATGGCAAGGGTTACCAGGACGTGCAAAACCGCGTGCCAAAAATCGACAACACCAAGGCTGACCTGAACTGGGCACCAAGCACCACGATGGAAGACTCCTTGCGCGGTATTTTTGATGCTTATAAAGATCAGGTTGCTGCAGCGCGCGAGCTGGTTGATTAA
- a CDS encoding formyltransferase — MKSAVVFAYHNVGVRCIKTLLAAGIEIKLIVTHEDNPGENIWFGSVAQLASDYEIPFITPDNPNTAEIETQIAALDVDFLFSFYYRNMLKAPLLDTPKRGAFNMHGSLLPQYRGRVPINWAIIKGETQTGATLHVMNIKPDNGPIVAQQAVPILPDDTAQEVFEKVTIAAEICLSAALPRLIAGKTDFTQQDLSQGAYYGGRSAKDGQIDWQQSAKEIHNLVRAVTAPYPGAFTDIHEKRLIIWRTRQIFTATTTAIEPITPLMYADGDKIILLCSDGAALLVLHAEFAGETLNGKNFIHHFGASSIDLHSTTLGKT, encoded by the coding sequence ATGAAATCAGCAGTTGTTTTTGCCTACCATAATGTTGGTGTGCGCTGCATTAAAACACTACTGGCAGCAGGCATTGAAATCAAGCTAATTGTAACGCACGAAGATAACCCGGGCGAAAACATCTGGTTTGGCTCGGTGGCGCAATTGGCAAGTGATTATGAAATTCCGTTTATTACACCGGACAATCCCAACACGGCAGAAATAGAAACACAAATTGCCGCGCTCGATGTAGATTTTCTATTTTCATTTTATTATCGCAATATGCTAAAAGCCCCCTTATTAGATACGCCAAAACGGGGCGCATTTAATATGCACGGCTCTTTATTGCCGCAATATCGCGGCCGGGTGCCGATTAACTGGGCCATTATTAAGGGCGAAACACAAACCGGCGCAACATTACATGTGATGAATATCAAACCGGACAATGGCCCGATTGTGGCCCAGCAAGCCGTACCTATTCTGCCCGACGATACGGCCCAGGAAGTATTTGAAAAAGTTACTATTGCTGCCGAGATATGCTTAAGCGCCGCATTGCCGCGTTTAATTGCCGGAAAAACTGATTTTACGCAGCAAGACTTAAGCCAGGGCGCCTATTATGGTGGCCGCAGCGCGAAAGACGGCCAGATAGACTGGCAGCAAAGCGCAAAAGAAATTCATAATTTGGTCCGCGCCGTGACCGCTCCCTATCCGGGTGCATTTACTGACATTCATGAAAAACGCCTGATTATCTGGCGCACGCGGCAAATATTTACAGCAACAACCACCGCCATCGAGCCCATTACACCGCTTATGTATGCCGATGGCGATAAAATTATATTGCTTTGCAGTGATGGTGCAGCGCTATTGGTGCTGCACGCAGAATTCGCGGGGGAAACGCTCAACGGCAAGAATTTTATTCACCATTTTGGCGCTTCTTCAATAGATTTACACAGTACCACCCTCGGGAAAACATAA
- a CDS encoding glycosyltransferase, whose product MKPIISVVVPVYNEEDGLQALFDRLYPALDALKTPYEILFINDGSRDRSAGILSAQYEKRPDVTRVILFNGNFGQHRAILAGFEYSQGSRIVTLDADLQNPPEDIATLLAEMDKGHDYVGSIRRQRNDSWWRHAASRSMNHLREKLTKIKMTDQGCMLRAYSRRIIDTINQCQEMHTFIPALAYSFSQNPTEVIVGHEERFAGESKYSLYSLIRLNFDLMTGFSILPLQLFSMLGIFVSLGSSALFLLLVLRRIFMGPEVGGLFTLFAIVFFLIGIALFGIGLLGEYIGRIYHEVRQRPRYLIAGILQANPDQHKKGCA is encoded by the coding sequence ATGAAACCCATCATCTCTGTTGTCGTGCCGGTTTATAATGAAGAAGACGGCTTGCAGGCACTGTTTGATCGCCTTTACCCTGCACTTGACGCACTGAAGACGCCGTATGAAATTTTGTTCATTAATGACGGCAGCCGTGATCGCTCGGCAGGCATACTAAGCGCCCAGTACGAAAAACGCCCGGATGTCACGCGGGTGATTTTATTTAACGGTAATTTTGGTCAGCACCGCGCCATTCTGGCAGGGTTTGAGTACTCCCAAGGCTCACGCATCGTAACTCTTGATGCTGACTTACAAAATCCGCCCGAAGACATTGCCACCTTACTGGCCGAAATGGATAAGGGCCATGATTATGTTGGCTCGATCCGTCGCCAGCGTAATGACAGCTGGTGGCGGCATGCAGCCAGCCGCAGCATGAACCATCTGCGTGAAAAGCTCACCAAAATCAAAATGACCGATCAGGGCTGCATGCTGCGCGCCTATAGCCGCCGCATTATCGACACCATTAATCAGTGCCAGGAAATGCATACCTTTATCCCGGCGCTGGCCTATTCTTTTTCGCAAAATCCAACCGAAGTAATTGTAGGGCATGAAGAGCGCTTTGCCGGCGAATCCAAGTATTCGCTCTATAGTCTGATTCGTCTTAATTTTGACCTTATGACCGGCTTTTCGATTCTGCCTTTACAATTGTTTTCCATGCTGGGGATTTTTGTTTCATTAGGCTCAAGCGCTTTATTCCTATTACTGGTTTTACGCCGTATTTTTATGGGTCCCGAGGTGGGCGGCTTATTTACCCTGTTTGCAATTGTCTTCTTTCTTATTGGCATTGCGCTATTTGGTATTGGCCTGCTTGGAGAATATATTGGCCGTATTTATCACGAAGTACGCCAGCGCCCGCGCTACTTGATTGCCGGTATTTTACAAGCCAACCCGGATCAGCATAAAAAGGGCTGTGCATGA
- a CDS encoding DegT/DnrJ/EryC1/StrS family aminotransferase, whose product MSDFLPFTRPSIDEATIQDVADVLRSGWITSGPKVKAFETALSAYFGGRPVRVVNSATGGQEIALRLIDLQPGDEVITTPMTWVSTTNVILNTGGKLVLVDVDPVTRNIDLDLVEAAITPRTRAIIPIDLAGLPVDRDRLYAIAKKHGLRVIEDAAQAQGATWNGKKIGSFGDLCSISFHANKNMTTTEGGALVMNNEAEAALFEKWRLQGVTRFPDGSMDVDLPGGKFNMTDVAAAIGLGQLRQLDSFNSKRKELAQAYFDLLDPQLGLELPPADFINSNWHMFQPLLPLAKMKISRGEFINRMKEKGIGIGVHYPALHLFTYYRDLGYAEGMYPHAEHIGASTITLPLFPAMEIADVKRVCTALREVLSTSFE is encoded by the coding sequence ATGAGCGACTTTCTCCCCTTCACCCGCCCCAGCATTGATGAAGCCACCATTCAGGATGTGGCTGATGTACTGCGCTCCGGCTGGATCACCAGCGGACCTAAAGTCAAAGCATTTGAAACCGCCCTGTCCGCCTATTTTGGCGGCCGTCCTGTGCGTGTGGTGAATTCCGCTACCGGCGGGCAGGAAATTGCACTGCGACTCATTGATCTGCAACCTGGCGACGAAGTCATCACCACACCTATGACCTGGGTATCAACCACCAATGTCATCCTGAATACGGGCGGCAAACTGGTGCTGGTCGATGTAGATCCTGTCACACGCAATATTGATCTGGATTTAGTCGAAGCGGCAATCACACCACGCACCAGAGCGATTATCCCGATTGATCTGGCAGGTTTACCAGTTGATCGGGATCGCCTCTACGCCATTGCAAAAAAACACGGCTTACGCGTGATCGAAGACGCTGCACAGGCACAAGGCGCAACGTGGAATGGCAAAAAAATCGGCAGCTTTGGCGATCTTTGCTCAATTTCGTTTCATGCCAATAAAAATATGACCACCACTGAAGGCGGCGCCTTGGTCATGAATAATGAAGCTGAGGCAGCTCTATTTGAAAAATGGCGTCTGCAAGGCGTTACGCGCTTTCCTGATGGCAGCATGGATGTAGATTTACCCGGTGGAAAATTCAATATGACCGACGTGGCGGCTGCCATTGGCCTTGGACAACTCAGACAGCTCGACAGCTTTAACAGCAAACGAAAAGAGCTCGCCCAAGCTTATTTTGATTTGCTGGATCCCCAATTAGGCTTAGAATTGCCGCCCGCTGACTTTATAAACAGCAACTGGCATATGTTCCAACCGCTGTTACCGCTGGCAAAAATGAAAATCAGCCGAGGTGAGTTTATCAACCGGATGAAGGAAAAAGGCATCGGCATCGGCGTACATTACCCGGCGCTGCATTTGTTTACTTATTATCGTGATCTGGGCTATGCCGAGGGAATGTATCCTCACGCAGAGCATATTGGCGCTAGCACGATCACCCTGCCGCTTTTTCCCGCTATGGAAATCGCTGATGTAAAACGTGTCTGTACCGCTTTGCGCGAAGTACTTTCCACCAGTTTTGAATAA
- a CDS encoding VanZ family protein yields MIRIAFERLAWAYVAFIWLMSLIPLSMPAVPNSDKIGHFLAYGLLALWFGLARQQKLPLIWFTASLMGVAIEFAQALTPYRSFDLKDMLANACGALIGTLLAAFLLRLLPHNLRIHPEKP; encoded by the coding sequence ATGATACGCATAGCCTTTGAAAGACTGGCATGGGCCTATGTGGCCTTTATTTGGCTCATGTCCTTAATCCCCCTCTCTATGCCTGCTGTACCCAACAGCGATAAAATCGGCCATTTTCTTGCCTATGGCTTACTGGCTCTTTGGTTTGGCTTGGCCCGCCAGCAAAAACTGCCACTGATCTGGTTCACAGCCAGCCTGATGGGCGTCGCCATCGAATTTGCACAGGCACTTACACCCTACCGAAGCTTTGATCTCAAAGACATGCTTGCCAATGCCTGTGGTGCACTTATCGGTACGCTATTGGCTGCATTTCTTTTGCGGCTACTGCCACACAATTTAAGAATACACCCGGAAAAACCATGA
- a CDS encoding SMR family transporter: MKAIEFGLILFGVLLNAGAQLLLKAGTRTIGQFDFSMANAWPIGLKVASNPHIIGGLSCYVISVVVWILALSRVEVSIAYPMLSIGYVVNAGLAWWLFGEAVTPMRLIGIAVIMLGVLLVAKS; encoded by the coding sequence ATGAAAGCCATCGAATTCGGATTGATTTTATTTGGCGTATTACTCAATGCAGGTGCTCAGCTTTTATTAAAAGCCGGTACACGCACCATTGGGCAATTTGATTTTTCCATGGCCAATGCGTGGCCAATCGGGCTCAAAGTTGCCAGCAACCCGCACATCATTGGCGGGTTATCCTGCTATGTCATTAGCGTAGTAGTCTGGATTCTGGCCCTGTCCCGGGTCGAAGTCAGCATTGCCTACCCCATGCTGTCTATTGGCTATGTTGTGAACGCAGGGCTGGCATGGTGGCTATTTGGTGAAGCCGTAACACCAATGCGCTTAATTGGCATTGCTGTAATTATGCTAGGCGTTCTGTTGGTGGCAAAAAGCTAA
- a CDS encoding phospholipid carrier-dependent glycosyltransferase: protein MNSLINRPAAKWLILILLSVLWFGTLGHRKLITPDEGRYAEISREMVASGNWNTPRLNGIKYFEKPALQYWTTAAAFKMLGESDFIARLWPATTGFLSLLAVFFTSRKIWGEATAWLAGGILASSVWWIGNGHFLTLDMGVSAFLTFSLCGFLLAQRDGASPKENRNGMLIAWTSIALAVLSKGLIGLVLPGIAIVAYSIICRDLKLWTRLHLFKGLALALLITVPWFLTVSKANPEFAQFFFIHEHFERFLSTEHRREGPIWYFFPILAVGLLPWTSLLPQALKKSWQSNEQFKTNRFLLIWSIFIFAFFSKSGSKLPSYILPIFPALAMLMAQTLMDISSKALRWHFVWMVIPGLILIGAYPYVSTITSDNTPQMYNAAYAIWLVAAGLVFTGGSIASFILAGKNKKEAAIATMVLTGLIGGQLPMVGHESYAYTNSSYHLVEAIKPQVNEQSTLYAVRYYDQSLPFYLKRTIQFVEYTDEFQMGQKSEPDKHITLDDFIARWNSDAQPVAILQKETLNELQTRGLQMKIIAKDARRLVIAKP from the coding sequence ATGAATAGTCTGATTAACCGCCCGGCAGCCAAATGGCTGATACTTATTCTTTTGTCCGTCCTCTGGTTTGGCACGCTAGGTCATCGCAAGCTGATCACTCCGGATGAAGGCCGTTATGCCGAGATTTCCCGTGAGATGGTTGCAAGCGGCAACTGGAATACCCCCCGGCTTAATGGCATTAAATACTTTGAAAAACCCGCCCTACAGTATTGGACAACAGCTGCTGCCTTCAAGATGCTGGGCGAATCAGATTTCATCGCCCGTCTGTGGCCCGCCACAACCGGCTTTTTAAGCCTGTTAGCTGTTTTTTTCACCAGCCGCAAAATCTGGGGTGAAGCCACGGCATGGCTGGCGGGCGGTATTTTAGCCAGCAGCGTGTGGTGGATCGGTAACGGGCACTTTCTAACGCTGGATATGGGCGTCAGTGCTTTTCTGACTTTTAGCCTGTGCGGCTTTCTGCTGGCGCAAAGAGACGGTGCCAGCCCCAAAGAAAACCGCAATGGCATGCTAATTGCCTGGACATCCATTGCCCTGGCTGTTTTATCCAAAGGTCTGATCGGTCTGGTACTGCCCGGCATTGCGATTGTGGCCTATTCGATTATTTGCCGGGATCTTAAGCTTTGGACAAGGCTGCATTTATTCAAAGGCCTGGCGCTGGCCTTACTGATTACCGTGCCTTGGTTTTTAACCGTATCTAAAGCCAATCCTGAATTCGCCCAGTTTTTCTTTATTCATGAGCACTTTGAGCGTTTTCTGAGCACCGAACACCGTCGTGAAGGGCCAATCTGGTACTTCTTCCCGATTCTTGCCGTCGGCCTACTGCCGTGGACCAGCCTGCTGCCGCAAGCTTTAAAGAAAAGCTGGCAAAGCAATGAGCAATTTAAAACCAACCGTTTTCTTTTAATCTGGTCGATATTTATTTTTGCCTTTTTCTCCAAATCAGGCTCCAAACTGCCTTCCTATATTCTGCCGATTTTTCCGGCACTAGCCATGCTGATGGCGCAAACGCTGATGGATATCAGCAGCAAGGCGCTGCGCTGGCATTTTGTGTGGATGGTTATTCCCGGCCTGATTTTAATCGGCGCCTATCCCTATGTCAGTACAATAACCAGCGACAACACCCCACAAATGTATAATGCGGCCTATGCCATATGGCTTGTTGCCGCAGGCCTGGTTTTCACTGGCGGCTCGATAGCCAGCTTTATTCTGGCAGGTAAAAACAAAAAAGAAGCCGCCATTGCCACCATGGTGCTAACCGGATTAATAGGCGGGCAATTGCCGATGGTAGGGCATGAGTCTTATGCTTACACTAATTCCAGTTATCATTTGGTAGAAGCAATCAAGCCGCAGGTCAATGAGCAAAGCACCCTTTATGCTGTGCGTTATTACGACCAGTCCCTGCCCTTTTATCTGAAGAGAACAATTCAATTTGTTGAATATACTGATGAGTTTCAAATGGGCCAGAAATCAGAGCCTGATAAGCACATCACGCTGGATGATTTTATTGCCCGGTGGAATAGCGATGCTCAGCCTGTTGCCATCTTGCAAAAAGAAACACTCAATGAATTACAAACACGTGGGTTACAAATGAAAATAATTGCAAAAGACGCCCGCAGACTGGTGATTGCAAAACCATGA
- a CDS encoding Smr/MutS family protein, with translation MHWIHMDKLRQLRKALRIKTQIAAKVPHKPHQTIEALDDRALFMRSVQGVKPFQTKQYIHPKPEVSPWPRKQRAENLSPLDDMTDFWPWDELAPGEELLYSKPGQKLDTLKRLRKGQWPTTRHLDLHGLSSDEARISVTRFLQNAHAAGLRCVRIVHGKGMGSKNGEPILKQKLKNWLAQRDEVLAFCQAPQHEGGGGAVLVLIRSRHQ, from the coding sequence TTGCATTGGATTCACATGGACAAACTACGCCAGCTCAGAAAAGCCTTACGCATCAAGACGCAGATTGCGGCAAAGGTGCCTCATAAGCCGCATCAAACAATTGAAGCATTAGATGATCGCGCCCTTTTTATGCGCTCGGTACAAGGCGTTAAGCCATTTCAAACCAAGCAATACATTCACCCCAAACCGGAAGTCAGCCCCTGGCCAAGAAAGCAGCGTGCCGAGAACCTTAGCCCGCTGGATGATATGACCGATTTCTGGCCCTGGGATGAGCTGGCTCCGGGGGAAGAGCTGCTGTACAGCAAACCGGGGCAAAAGCTCGATACCCTGAAGCGGCTTCGCAAAGGACAATGGCCCACAACTAGACATTTGGATTTACATGGTTTGAGCAGCGACGAAGCCAGAATCAGCGTGACACGATTTTTACAAAATGCCCATGCAGCTGGTTTACGCTGTGTACGCATAGTGCATGGCAAGGGCATGGGATCAAAGAATGGCGAGCCAATTCTAAAACAGAAGCTTAAAAACTGGCTGGCACAAAGAGATGAGGTACTGGCTTTTTGTCAGGCACCACAGCATGAAGGCGGCGGCGGCGCGGTGCTGGTTTTAATCAGAAGCCGCCATCAATAA
- the trxB gene encoding thioredoxin-disulfide reductase: protein MATQHARLLILGSGPAGYTAAVYAARANLNPVMVTGLAQGGQLMTTTDVDNWPADADGVQGPELMARFQKHAERFGTEMIFDHIHTTHLNEKPIRLVGDSGEYTCDALIIATGASAQYIGLPSEEAFAGRGVSACATCDGFFYRNQQVAVVGGGNTAVEEALYLSNIAAHVTLVHRRDTFRSEKILIDHLMEKVATGKITLAINSTLDEVLGDATGVTGARLKSTIDGTTRDIELTGVFIAIGHKPNTDIFKGQLEMDASGYIITKGGRDGGSTGTNIPGVFAAGDVQDHIYRQAVTSAASGCQAALDADKYLGASV, encoded by the coding sequence ATGGCTACGCAACACGCTCGTTTACTTATTCTAGGCTCAGGCCCCGCTGGCTATACTGCAGCTGTTTATGCAGCACGTGCCAACCTTAACCCGGTTATGGTGACAGGACTTGCTCAGGGAGGCCAGCTAATGACAACTACGGATGTAGACAACTGGCCCGCTGATGCTGATGGCGTGCAAGGCCCGGAGCTCATGGCCCGCTTTCAAAAACATGCCGAGCGTTTTGGCACAGAAATGATCTTTGATCATATTCACACCACGCATTTAAATGAAAAACCGATTCGCCTTGTGGGGGATTCCGGTGAATACACCTGCGATGCACTGATTATTGCAACCGGCGCATCTGCCCAATATATCGGTCTGCCAAGTGAAGAAGCCTTTGCTGGCCGCGGCGTATCAGCTTGTGCAACCTGCGATGGCTTCTTTTACCGTAATCAGCAGGTTGCTGTGGTGGGTGGTGGCAATACGGCGGTTGAAGAAGCGCTGTATCTATCCAATATTGCGGCACATGTCACTTTAGTTCACCGCCGTGACACTTTCCGCTCAGAAAAAATCCTAATCGACCATTTAATGGAGAAAGTGGCTACTGGTAAAATCACCCTAGCCATTAACAGCACACTGGATGAAGTATTGGGCGATGCAACAGGCGTGACAGGCGCGCGTCTTAAATCAACCATCGATGGCACGACACGTGACATCGAATTAACCGGTGTATTTATTGCTATTGGCCACAAGCCAAACACCGATATTTTCAAAGGCCAGCTCGAGATGGATGCCAGCGGCTATATCATCACCAAGGGTGGCCGTGATGGCGGCTCAACCGGCACAAATATCCCCGGTGTATTTGCTGCAGGCGATGTGCAGGATCATATTTACCGTCAGGCAGTCACTTCGGCAGCGTCCGGTTGCCAGGCCGCTCTTGATGCAGATAAATACCTGGGTGCCAGCGTTTAA
- a CDS encoding HlyD family type I secretion periplasmic adaptor subunit produces MKYQIVGELLTKYRQVFAAAWQSRKQQDLPPKSANELAFLPAALELQENPPHPAARITLWALLAFILIAFTWACLGKIDIVAVAPGRLIVSDRSKTIQPLEAGVVKSIHVQDGQMVQAGQLLIELDGTVSGAENTKQQTNLYDAELNALRAKALLVALDNRQAPVVNHVAAGKELQSLEASRLALSQWQELQARLSTLDSDTSRKQAERAGVQDQIARFEQTLPIIKQREKDFQDLALQNFVSKHGVLEKQQARIEAEQDLANQRHKKSELDAAIRGNAQQRIAIQAEFRRTQHDLFSQASEQARSFTQDVVKTGQLQKQTRLTAPVAGIVQQLAVHTVGGVVTPAQALLVIVPKDEAVEAEVVLENKDIGFVNAGQAAAIKIETFNYTKYGLIEGLVRNVSFDAVPDEKLGLIYQARIKLHKNKMNVDGKWLKLAPGMAVTVEIKTGQRRIIEYFLSPLMAHVSESVRER; encoded by the coding sequence ATGAAATATCAAATTGTCGGTGAATTGCTTACAAAATACCGGCAGGTTTTTGCTGCGGCGTGGCAAAGCCGCAAACAGCAAGATTTACCACCTAAAAGTGCTAACGAGCTTGCCTTTTTACCCGCAGCGCTAGAGCTGCAAGAAAATCCCCCTCACCCCGCCGCCCGCATCACGCTTTGGGCCTTGCTCGCTTTTATCTTGATTGCCTTTACTTGGGCCTGCCTTGGCAAGATCGATATTGTGGCCGTGGCGCCTGGCAGGTTGATTGTGTCTGATCGCAGTAAAACCATTCAGCCCTTAGAGGCAGGGGTGGTGAAATCCATTCATGTGCAAGACGGGCAAATGGTGCAGGCGGGGCAGCTATTGATCGAGCTGGATGGCACCGTCTCAGGCGCAGAAAACACCAAGCAGCAAACCAATCTGTACGATGCAGAATTAAACGCGCTGCGCGCCAAAGCCTTGCTTGTCGCTTTAGATAACAGGCAAGCGCCTGTTGTTAATCATGTGGCGGCGGGTAAGGAGCTGCAATCTCTGGAGGCCAGCCGTTTGGCGCTCAGCCAGTGGCAGGAATTACAAGCCAGGCTATCTACCCTAGATAGTGATACTTCACGCAAGCAGGCCGAGCGGGCGGGGGTACAAGACCAGATCGCCAGGTTTGAGCAAACCTTACCGATTATTAAGCAGCGCGAAAAAGACTTTCAGGATTTGGCGCTGCAAAACTTTGTTTCCAAACACGGCGTGCTAGAGAAACAACAGGCCAGAATAGAGGCCGAGCAAGATTTAGCCAACCAGCGGCATAAAAAATCTGAGTTAGATGCTGCCATTCGCGGCAATGCCCAGCAAAGAATCGCCATACAGGCAGAGTTTCGCCGCACCCAGCACGATCTGTTTAGCCAAGCCAGTGAGCAAGCCCGCTCGTTTACCCAAGACGTGGTTAAAACAGGGCAGCTACAAAAACAAACCCGCCTAACCGCGCCCGTAGCCGGAATCGTGCAGCAACTGGCTGTGCACACCGTGGGCGGCGTCGTCACCCCTGCGCAAGCCCTGCTGGTGATCGTGCCAAAAGATGAAGCCGTAGAGGCCGAAGTGGTATTGGAAAACAAAGACATCGGCTTTGTAAATGCTGGGCAGGCCGCCGCTATCAAAATTGAAACCTTTAATTACACCAAATACGGCCTAATTGAAGGATTGGTGAGAAACGTTTCATTTGATGCCGTACCAGATGAAAAATTAGGATTGATATATCAGGCCAGAATCAAATTACACAAAAATAAAATGAATGTTGATGGTAAATGGCTAAAGCTGGCTCCGGGGATGGCGGTAACGGTAGAAATTAAAACCGGACAACGCAGAATTATTGAATATTTCTTATCGCCACTTATGGCGCATGTTTCGGAAAGTGTGAGGGAGAGGTGA